One genomic region from Gemmatimonadota bacterium encodes:
- a CDS encoding DUF2267 domain-containing protein: MQYDDFLALVQEHAGLNSRTRALDITRATLETLAERVEADTADNVASQLPPGIARFLRNRTGGTGERFPVDEFVHRVAERADIDSDEAIRELRIVLQSLAEAVSEGQVNHLWAELPGEYRTLFQPTQNSGRAGAIRSEGSS, translated from the coding sequence ATGCAGTACGACGACTTTCTGGCTCTGGTTCAGGAACACGCTGGACTCAATAGCCGCACACGCGCGCTCGACATAACGCGCGCCACACTGGAGACGCTCGCCGAGCGGGTCGAGGCGGACACCGCGGATAACGTCGCGTCGCAACTTCCGCCCGGGATCGCGCGGTTTCTGCGCAATCGCACGGGCGGTACGGGTGAGCGCTTTCCGGTAGATGAATTCGTGCACCGCGTCGCCGAACGCGCCGACATCGATTCCGACGAAGCGATTCGCGAGCTTCGGATCGTGCTCCAATCACTTGCTGAAGCGGTTTCCGAGGGCCAGGTGAATCACCTGTGGGCGGAGCTACCGGGCGAATACCGGACGCTGTTCCAACCGACACAAAACTCCGGCCGCGCCGGCGCGATCAGGAGTGAAGGAAGCAGCTGA
- the lptE gene encoding LPS assembly lipoprotein LptE — protein MRPSGAFKKLLLVAPFLLAAVGCLYGFHGGGLPSHVHTIAVIPFDNQTPVADIQREISDSLRVRLINRLGLREASEARASAVVRGTIRRYESGIPIGVDSRSRGAPSAVQRSLQMVLDVDVVDQVTGKNLWSRKGYIVDGQYNEGEESIGRSKAVDKLVTAIVEGVQSQW, from the coding sequence ATGCGTCCGTCTGGCGCTTTTAAGAAGCTTCTACTCGTTGCTCCCTTCCTGCTCGCCGCCGTCGGCTGCCTTTATGGCTTCCACGGGGGCGGGTTGCCGTCGCACGTGCATACCATCGCCGTCATTCCGTTCGACAACCAGACGCCGGTTGCAGACATCCAGCGCGAGATCTCCGATTCGCTGCGTGTTCGGCTCATAAATCGGCTCGGGCTGCGCGAGGCTTCCGAAGCGCGTGCGAGCGCGGTGGTGCGCGGAACGATTCGGCGTTACGAATCGGGCATTCCGATCGGCGTCGACTCACGCTCGCGCGGCGCGCCCTCGGCGGTGCAGAGATCGTTGCAGATGGTGCTCGATGTCGACGTCGTCGATCAGGTCACGGGCAAGAATCTCTGGTCGCGCAAGGGATACATCGTCGACGGCCAGTACAACGAAGGTGAGGAGAGCATCGGCCGCTCCAAGGCGGTGGACAAGCTCGTGACGGCAATCGTCGAAGGAGTGCAGTCGCAATGGTGA
- a CDS encoding peptidylprolyl isomerase encodes MLLTLALATVLSGFGVQAVRPVVAIRQAGAHHAQKADSLEVTLYARILKSADQRTLDTALLATALQSHDAEIRRVGARTLSQVALRHRRRALPLLRDLTHDADSVVASSAIFGLGLVRDTSAVSMLASIARTSGAAAPSAAWALGEIGAPASGTVAALLGESPKRNAASRATLRELLIAMSKMRPLAVAAIAPYLHSPDAELRWAAAYSVARARARSGVRPLLDAPHPDAAFRAELARVLGKQMVGDSLRAEAIGRLRVLVTDPSPYVRINALHSIASFGTAERAVILHALYDRDANVRVAAAQSAAPAFDTTVSLWREAWALDTTYKVRRSLLDGAAASGVTLPADSLWRASPDWRFRAVAIGAWSGSRDTARARGVALAATSDPDARVRGAAYQLLAASDTGRRDAAVQRALTAGRSDPDSIVRSSIPGNQARSLDTAAVDRPLEWYENAVRRVVLPSLRGHPPTATLRTIRGRIVITFDGVKAPLTVLNFATLADRHAYDNLRFHRVVPGFVAQDGDPRGDGEGGPGYAIRDELTLLPYSRGAVGMALSGPDTGGSQYFLTLTPQPHLTGHYTVFGAVTSGLNVMDALVEGDAINSIRVRW; translated from the coding sequence ATGTTGCTGACACTTGCGCTGGCTACCGTGCTCTCCGGCTTCGGTGTTCAAGCCGTACGCCCGGTAGTCGCGATCCGGCAAGCCGGCGCGCATCACGCGCAGAAAGCTGATTCGCTCGAGGTAACCCTCTACGCTCGCATCCTCAAGTCGGCCGACCAGCGCACGCTCGACACGGCGCTGCTCGCGACCGCGCTGCAATCGCACGATGCGGAGATCCGGCGCGTCGGCGCTCGCACTCTGTCGCAGGTAGCGCTTCGACACAGACGCCGCGCACTGCCATTGCTGCGGGATCTCACCCATGACGCGGACTCGGTCGTCGCGTCTTCGGCGATATTCGGACTCGGTCTCGTACGCGACACGAGCGCGGTGTCCATGCTCGCGTCGATCGCTCGCACATCTGGCGCTGCCGCTCCGTCCGCGGCCTGGGCGCTCGGCGAGATCGGGGCGCCGGCGTCCGGCACGGTCGCGGCACTGCTCGGCGAATCACCCAAACGCAATGCAGCTTCGCGTGCGACATTGCGCGAGCTGCTGATTGCGATGTCCAAGATGCGGCCGCTCGCGGTCGCCGCGATTGCGCCGTATCTCCATTCTCCCGACGCCGAACTTCGCTGGGCCGCAGCGTACTCGGTCGCACGAGCGCGCGCGCGGTCAGGCGTGAGGCCGCTGCTGGATGCGCCGCATCCGGACGCTGCATTTCGCGCCGAGCTTGCGCGCGTGCTGGGCAAGCAGATGGTCGGTGACTCGCTGCGCGCGGAGGCCATCGGGCGATTGCGTGTGCTTGTCACCGATCCGAGCCCGTACGTTCGCATCAATGCGCTTCACTCGATTGCGTCATTTGGAACTGCCGAGCGAGCTGTAATTCTCCACGCGTTGTACGACCGTGATGCCAACGTGCGAGTCGCTGCTGCTCAGAGCGCGGCGCCCGCGTTCGACACCACGGTATCGCTGTGGCGCGAGGCCTGGGCGCTCGACACCACGTACAAGGTGCGCAGATCGCTGCTCGATGGAGCCGCTGCCTCGGGTGTGACGTTGCCAGCCGACTCGCTGTGGCGTGCTTCGCCCGATTGGCGGTTTCGAGCGGTCGCGATCGGCGCATGGTCCGGCTCGCGCGATACGGCACGCGCGCGCGGCGTTGCGTTGGCTGCGACGAGCGATCCCGATGCGCGCGTGCGCGGCGCTGCGTATCAGCTTCTCGCTGCGAGCGACACCGGTCGCCGCGATGCCGCTGTTCAGCGCGCTCTCACCGCCGGGAGATCCGATCCCGACTCGATAGTGCGCAGCTCGATTCCCGGAAACCAGGCGCGGTCACTCGACACGGCTGCGGTCGACCGTCCGCTCGAGTGGTACGAGAATGCCGTGCGTCGTGTAGTGCTGCCGTCGCTGCGCGGACACCCTCCGACCGCAACCTTGCGCACGATACGCGGACGTATTGTCATCACGTTCGATGGAGTGAAGGCGCCTCTCACGGTACTCAATTTTGCCACGCTCGCCGACAGGCACGCATACGACAACCTGAGATTCCATCGCGTAGTTCCCGGCTTCGTCGCACAGGATGGAGATCCGCGTGGCGACGGCGAGGGCGGTCCGGGTTACGCGATTCGCGACGAGCTCACACTGCTGCCGTATTCGCGCGGCGCTGTGGGGATGGCCCTGTCTGGTCCGGACACGGGTGGCAGTCAGTACTTCCTGACACTTACCCCGCAGCCGCATTTGACCGGCCATTACACGGTTTTCGGTGCGGTAACGAGCGGGCTGAACGTGATGGACGCACTTGTCGAAGGTGACGCGATCAACTCGATCCGCGTACGCTGGTGA
- a CDS encoding non-canonical purine NTP pyrophosphatase has translation MTTRSIIATRNPGKLRELRGIFARTAFQITDLTEAGVTEADDEDSIESWETFEENALAKAQYFYRRTGLPTFADDSGLAVDVLGGRPGVRSKRYSGRADLTGKSLDAANNATLLGQLRRMNALPATASFICAAAFVDGERAVVRTGTTAGVIVPQPRGFSGFGYDPHFVSQELQQTFGEASEEDKERIGHRGRAFRSLLEVLSGENA, from the coding sequence GTGACGACGCGCTCCATCATCGCGACACGCAATCCAGGGAAATTGCGCGAGCTCCGCGGTATCTTTGCCCGCACCGCATTCCAGATCACCGACCTCACCGAGGCCGGTGTGACCGAAGCGGACGACGAAGATTCCATCGAGTCGTGGGAGACGTTCGAGGAGAATGCGCTCGCAAAGGCGCAGTATTTCTACCGACGCACCGGCCTTCCCACCTTCGCCGACGACTCTGGACTTGCAGTCGACGTGCTGGGAGGGCGCCCAGGGGTGCGCAGCAAGCGCTACTCGGGACGCGCGGATCTCACCGGCAAATCGCTCGACGCGGCGAACAATGCGACGCTGTTGGGGCAGCTCCGCCGTATGAACGCACTGCCGGCGACGGCGTCGTTCATCTGTGCTGCAGCCTTCGTGGATGGCGAGCGTGCAGTCGTGCGAACCGGGACCACCGCCGGCGTGATAGTCCCGCAGCCGCGCGGATTCAGCGGATTCGGTTACGACCCGCACTTCGTGTCGCAGGAGCTGCAGCAGACCTTCGGCGAGGCGTCGGAAGAGGACAAGGAGCGGATCGGCCATCGGGGCCGCGCCTTCAGATCGCTGCTCGAGGTGCTTTCGGGAGAAAACGCCTGA
- the rfaE2 gene encoding D-glycero-beta-D-manno-heptose 1-phosphate adenylyltransferase: MSWNTLRDWRTDFWGRVVFTNGVFDLLHPGHIDVIQAARAAGDALVVGINSDESVRRLKGDSRPIRSQIERAYVIAALESVDVVTVFDEDTPLELVRCLMPDVIAKGGDYTEATIVGAEEVRARGGDVLVIPLTAGQSTTSIIERMRG, translated from the coding sequence ATGTCGTGGAATACGCTGCGCGACTGGCGTACCGATTTCTGGGGACGCGTGGTGTTCACGAATGGCGTCTTCGATTTGCTGCATCCCGGCCACATCGACGTCATACAGGCCGCACGTGCCGCTGGCGATGCGCTCGTGGTCGGAATCAACAGCGATGAGTCGGTGCGCCGGCTCAAGGGAGATTCACGTCCCATCAGGTCGCAGATCGAGCGCGCGTACGTAATTGCCGCACTCGAATCGGTCGATGTCGTCACGGTCTTCGATGAAGACACGCCGCTCGAGCTCGTGCGGTGTCTCATGCCCGACGTGATAGCGAAGGGCGGTGATTACACGGAGGCGACGATCGTCGGCGCGGAAGAAGTCCGCGCGCGCGGCGGCGACGTACTTGTGATCCCATTGACTGCCGGCCAGTCTACAACCTCAATCATAGAGCGGATGCGTGGGTAG
- the rph gene encoding ribonuclease PH — protein sequence MGSSEVPVRGEEQMRPVTIERGVSPYAEGSCLISFGMTKVLCAVSIEDSVPSWRRGRGEGWLTAEYAMLPRATRTRTSREREKIGGRTQEIQRLIGRSIRAMLDDFKFGEFTLKLDCDVIQADGGTRTAAITGAAVAAIDAFDWMVAQGKIPVSPIRRRVAAVSVGVIDGVARLDLDYEQDVRAEVDMNVVMSSEGKYVEVQGTGEHGTFDRVQLDRLLELATRGITELTERQTVALGR from the coding sequence GTGGGTAGTTCCGAAGTGCCAGTGCGTGGCGAAGAGCAGATGCGGCCAGTGACCATCGAGCGCGGCGTCTCACCGTATGCAGAGGGATCGTGTCTCATCTCTTTTGGAATGACGAAGGTGCTCTGCGCAGTATCGATCGAGGACAGCGTGCCGTCGTGGCGGCGCGGGCGCGGCGAAGGCTGGTTGACCGCGGAGTACGCAATGCTCCCGCGTGCAACGCGCACGCGCACCTCCCGGGAGCGTGAGAAGATTGGCGGACGTACGCAGGAGATTCAGAGATTGATCGGCCGATCGATTCGTGCGATGCTGGACGACTTCAAGTTTGGCGAGTTCACGCTCAAGCTCGACTGCGACGTCATTCAGGCCGACGGCGGAACGCGCACCGCGGCGATTACTGGCGCGGCCGTTGCAGCGATTGACGCGTTCGACTGGATGGTCGCGCAGGGCAAGATCCCGGTGTCGCCAATCCGTCGGCGCGTCGCAGCCGTGAGCGTCGGCGTGATCGACGGAGTCGCCCGCCTGGACCTCGATTACGAGCAGGACGTGCGTGCGGAAGTGGACATGAACGTGGTCATGAGCTCCGAAGGCAAGTACGTGGAGGTGCAGGGCACCGGTGAGCACGGCACCTTCGATCGTGTTCAGCTCGATCGGTTGCTCGAGCTCGCCACGCGCGGCATCACCGAGCTCACGGAGCGACAGACCGTCGCACTCGGCCGGTGA